From one Rhopalosiphum padi isolate XX-2018 chromosome 2, ASM2088224v1, whole genome shotgun sequence genomic stretch:
- the LOC132922922 gene encoding histone H1A, sperm-like, translating to MTETVVLSAPAPVAASPAAKKSPAKKKASAAAAKVKKQSAASHPTTSVMVTSAIKELKEKKGSSLPAIKKYLAANYKVDPAKLAPFIRKFLKAAVANGTVVQTKGTGASGHFKLPVAEVKPKKVAAAKKKPVVKKAKAPGAIKRKSTSAKKVKPASGEPAAKKTKKAVAAKPKVAKPKKSPAKAKKPAIAVKPKAKKTPTKKTAAPKKK from the coding sequence ATGACAGAAACCGTCGTTCTCTCCGCACCGGCACCAGTGGCTGCTTCGCCAGCTGCGAAGAAGTCTCCGGCCAAGAAGAAGGCCAGTGCTGCTGCTGCCAAAGTAAAGAAGCAGTCCGCTGCGTCTCATCCGACCACTTCCGTAATGGTCACGTCTGCAATCAAAGAACTCAAAGAGAAGAAAGGTTCCTCTTTGCCGGCTATCAAGAAGTACTTGGCTGCCAACTACAAAGTCGATCCCGCCAAACTGGCGCCGTTCATCAGGAAGTTTTTGAAAGCCGCCGTCGCCAACGGTACTGTGGTTCAGACCAAGGGCACCGGCGCTTCTGGACATTTCAAACTGCCAGTTGCCGAGGTTAAACCAAAAAAAGTAGCTGCGGCCAAGAAGAAGCCGGTCGTTAAAAAAGCCAAAGCCCCCGGTGCCATAAAGAGGAAATCGACATCTGCGAAGAAAGTGAAGCCAGCGTCCGGCGAACCAGCGGCTAAAAAAACCAAGAAGGCCGTTGCCGCGAAACCTAAAGTTGCTAAACCGAAGAAGTCGCCGGCTAAGGCGAAAAAACCTGCTATCGCTGTAAAACCCAAAGCGAAGAAGACTCCAACCAAGAAAACAGCGGCTCCCAAGAAGAAGTAA